The following DNA comes from bacterium.
CCGCCCAAGGGCACGGTGCTCGGCGCAACCGACAAGACCTGTTGCGATGAATGCCCGCGTGTTCGGAATGTTAAAAAGATTAAGGAATTCAAACGAATCTGGGAACTCGATCAGGTTGATCCGGATCTGTGTCTCATGGAGCAGGGGATTGTCTGCTGCGGGCCGGCCACCCGATCCGGTTGCGGAGCCAAATGCGTGAAGGCGGGAGTTTCCTGTCGCGGCTGCTACGGCAAACCGGTCAACGTGCGCGATCAGGGAGCCAAGATGGTGGCGTCGCTGGCCAGCGTGATTGACTCGACCGATCCAAAGGAGATCGAGAAGATTGTTTCTACCATTTCCGATCCGCTCGGCACGTTCTATAGGTTCTCCCTTGCCGATTCGATGCTCAGGAGGGTGCAAGCGTGAAAAGTGTCGTCATTGATCCGATTACCCGTCTTGAAGGACACGGCAAGATCCACCTGTTCGTGAACGACGACGGTTCGCTGGCCAATTGCTATTTTCAGGTTCCTGAATTGCGCGGTTTCGAGCAATTCTGCGTGGGCCGTCCCGCCGAAGAACTTCCCCGCATCACCACCCGCATCTGCGGCGTTTGTCCCGACGCTCACCACATGGCCTCAGCCAAGGCGGTGGATGCCGTGTTCGGCGTGACTCCCACTTCCGCTTCGCTCAAGTTGCGGAATCTGGTCTACAACGCCTTCTACGGCGGCGATCATACCACGCATTTCTATGCTCTGGGCGGCCCCGATTTCGTATGCGGTCCCGATGCGCCTCCCGCCGAACGCAACGTTCTCGGTGTGATCGCCAAGGTCGGTGTGGAAGTCGGCAAGCTGGTCATCGCTCAACGAGCGCGCGGTCAACGGGCGATTGAAATTATCGGCGGCAAGAAGGTGCATCCCGTTACCGCCGTTCCCGGCGGCATGTCCAAGCGTGTCACCAAAGAGGAGCAAGCCGAACTCATCAAGATCGGCGAGGAGATGGTCGAGTTCGCCAAGTTCACCATCCAAGTCCTCAACGACATCGTTCTGGCCAACAAGGGCTACGTGGATCTGATCCTCTCCGATATGTTCACCCATAATACCTACAGCATGGGTCTCGTGGACGCCAACAACAAGGTGAACTTTTACGACGGCAAGGTGCGGGTCGTGGATCCCAACGGCAAGGAACACTGCAAGTACGAGCCGAAGGATTACCTCGCCTACGTAGCCGAGCACGTCGAGCCCTACAGCTATCTCAAATATCCGTTCCTGAAAAAAGTCGGCTGGAAGGGATTCGTGGACGGCGTGGAATCGGGAGTGTACAAAGCCACTCCACTCTCCCGTCTGAACGCTTCCGACGGCATGGCCACCCCGCTTGCTCAGGCCGAATACGAGCGGTTCTATGAGACTCTCACCGGCGACAAAAGCGGCAGGAAGCCCGTTCATCAGACTCTGGCCACGCACTGGGCGCGCATCGTGGAACTGATGTATGCTTGCGAAGCCACTCTGGCCATGGCCAAGGACGATGAAATCACGTCCGACAAGCTGGTGAACAAACCCGAACGCATCGTCGGCGAAGGCATCGGAATCGTGGAAGCGCCGCGCGGAACGCTGACCCATCACTACAAGACCGACGACAAGGGCATCATCACCGAGGCCAATCTCATCGTCGGCACCACCAACAACAACGCGCCGATCACGATGTCTATTCAGAAGGCGGCGGCGGGGCTGATCAAGAAGGGCACCAAGATCACCGACGGTATTCTCAATCGCATTGAGATGGCCTTCCGCGCCTACGATCCGTGTTTCGGCTGCGCCACGCACTCGCTGCCCGGCGAAATGCCGCTCGAAGTGATCGTGCATGACGCGGAGACCGGCGAAGTGGTTCAAAACGCACGGCAGAATTGCTGAAGCCGCTGCTGGTTCTCTGTCTCGGCAACGAGATCATCAGCGATGATAGATTCGGCCCCGAGGTAGCCCGGCGGCTCCAGGAAGAGAGCGGTGAGGGCCTCGGGGCCGACGTGATTTTCGCCCCGCTGGCCGGGTTCCGTCTGCTTGACCTTCTGGCCGGACGCCGCGCCGCGCTCATTGTGGACACGATCCGCACCGGCCATGCCGCGCCGGGAACGCTGCATGAGTTCCCCGCCGGAGTGCTGACTCCGTCGAAGAATCTCACCACCAGCCATCAGATCAGTCTTCCCACCGCGCTCGAACTGGGACGGCAACTGGGAGTGGAATTGCCGGAGGTGATTGACGTTCTGGCCGTGGAAGCTCATGACCTCGAAACGCTGCGCGAAGAGATGACCGCTCCCGTTCAGGAAGCGATGGACAAAGCCCTCCAATTCGTTTACCAGTGGATTGAGAGGAATTCCTCAAAGGAGTCCGATCATGCCGATTCAAACTGAATCCACACCCGAACCCTCCAAGGACAAACCGAAGACCTGTCCCGAGTGTCAGGGTCGCGGTTGGGTGGACAACCGCTGCATCACTCCCGATCATGCTCATCGCTGCGCGTACTGCGACGGCAAGGGTTTCGATGCCGGCGGCAAAGAGTGCTATGCCTGCAAAGGCACCGGTCTCATTGAAGTCCGGCAAGTGGACAAGAATCCCTGTCCGGTCTGCGGCGGTGCGGGCATCTGGCCGGTGCCGCAGACCATGACGGCGGCCGAATATGCCTATCATCCCAGCCGCCGCTGATGAAACGATAAACGATGAGCGATGAACGATGAAATCCCGTAGCGCCGCATGGATATGCGCTTCGGTTGCGAGCGAGAATAGACCGCGGCGGTGAATTTCCAGATTCACCCCAATAAAACCATGACCACCGAATTTTCTCTTCTTCTCGGTACGGCCGCGACTCTGGGATTCGTGCATACGCTGCTCGGTCCCGATCACTACGTGCCCTTTATCGCCATGGCCCGCGCGCGCACCTGGTCGTCGCGCCGGGCGCTCGCGATTACGGCTCTTTGCGGCGTGGGACACGTCACCAGTTCCGTTATCATCGGGCTTGTCGGCCTCTTCTTCGGCGTCGAGGTGCTGAAGCTGACCGCCCTCGAGTCCTTTCGCGG
Coding sequences within:
- a CDS encoding Ni/Fe hydrogenase subunit alpha, which produces MKSVVIDPITRLEGHGKIHLFVNDDGSLANCYFQVPELRGFEQFCVGRPAEELPRITTRICGVCPDAHHMASAKAVDAVFGVTPTSASLKLRNLVYNAFYGGDHTTHFYALGGPDFVCGPDAPPAERNVLGVIAKVGVEVGKLVIAQRARGQRAIEIIGGKKVHPVTAVPGGMSKRVTKEEQAELIKIGEEMVEFAKFTIQVLNDIVLANKGYVDLILSDMFTHNTYSMGLVDANNKVNFYDGKVRVVDPNGKEHCKYEPKDYLAYVAEHVEPYSYLKYPFLKKVGWKGFVDGVESGVYKATPLSRLNASDGMATPLAQAEYERFYETLTGDKSGRKPVHQTLATHWARIVELMYACEATLAMAKDDEITSDKLVNKPERIVGEGIGIVEAPRGTLTHHYKTDDKGIITEANLIVGTTNNNAPITMSIQKAAAGLIKKGTKITDGILNRIEMAFRAYDPCFGCATHSLPGEMPLEVIVHDAETGEVVQNARQNC
- a CDS encoding hydrogenase maturation protease; protein product: MLKPLLVLCLGNEIISDDRFGPEVARRLQEESGEGLGADVIFAPLAGFRLLDLLAGRRAALIVDTIRTGHAAPGTLHEFPAGVLTPSKNLTTSHQISLPTALELGRQLGVELPEVIDVLAVEAHDLETLREEMTAPVQEAMDKALQFVYQWIERNSSKESDHADSN